The following proteins are co-located in the Solanum pennellii chromosome 1, SPENNV200 genome:
- the LOC107008478 gene encoding dynein light chain 2, cytoplasmic, with translation MSEDAKKSGGAPAVKPTSDDRRISSGSVPSPTGTKVTIKSADMKPDVQKEAVDIAIAAFEKHIVEKDVAELIKKEFDKKYGPTWHCIVGKNFGSYVTHETNHFVYFYLDSKAVLLFKSG, from the exons ATGAGCGAAGACGCAAAAAAAAGCGGAGGAGCTCCGGCTGTGAAGCCTACCTCCGATGATCGGAGAATCTCATCAGGTTCCGTTCCTTCTCCTACCGGCACAAAAGTTACCATAAAGAGTGCTGATATGAAACCTGATGTACAAAAGGAGGCCGTCGACATTGCTATTGCT GCATTTGAGAAGCATATTGTTGAGAAGGATGTAGCTGAACTGATTAAGAAGGAGTTTGATAAGAAGTACGGTCCTACTTGGCATTGCATCGTCGGAAAAAACTTCG GCTCTTATGTGACTCATGAAACAAACCACTTTGTCTACTTCTATTTGGATTCAAAAGCTGTACTTCTGTTCAAATCTGGGTGA